In Patescibacteria group bacterium, the sequence CTAAAAATTCTTTGGACCGCAAATTCTTCTCCATCATATAATCCAAAAAGTTGGCACTAATTTGCGCAATCTGTGGAGTGACTTCTGAGAGTTGCTCAAAGGTATGAAAATGTTTTAAGGGCGCGCTGGTCATCAGGCAAAGCGTTTTTGCTACAAGCTGATCGACCATGATAGCGCTTGGGTCGCTGAATAAATGATCGCGATCAATCAGACCGCCAAGGGTAACGCTAAACCCCGTCTTTTGCGTCAGGTCGATTGGTTTCTCACAAACAATACATTTAGTCAGCTCTGGCTTAAATCCTAAAACGGACAGTATGTTGAATTCAAAAAAGCTCTTAACAAAGTCGAGAGGTAATTTATTGGCATTGATTTCTTTCAATGCCGTGTAAACCAGATCAAATACCTGATCAGCTTCTTGGGTTTCTTCTACTAATCGATCGCTAATTTCAGCGACGTAATAAGCCAAGCCGATTTTGCGAAGATTGAGGCTAATCTGTCGAAAGTTCTCAATGGTAGCCGCTCCGGTAATTATATCTAAATTGCGCCCCTCAGCTAAAAGGTATTCATTGTAACGAAATAATTCTAAAAATCCGCTTAGCTTAGCGTTGGCCCGGCGCACCCCCCGCGCTACCACCCTGATCTTACCCCGATCGGCCGTGAGAATAGTCAGAATTCTGTCGGCTTCTCCTAAATTAATCCGTCGGATAATGATACCCTTAGTTTTGATCACTGCCATACTACTATTCTAACAGAAGGAGATTACTGAATTGCCAAACCTCGCTAGACCTGATATTTTACTATATGTAGACTGATAAATTGTTTACAACAACATTGAAATTCGGGTCTCCGACCCGGAGGTCCTCCAGCCGCCTATGGCGGCTCTGGACCGGCCACTGGCTTAAGAAAGCCTCTGGCTCTTGGAAAGATGGGCGCATAGCTCAGTTGGTTAGAGCGCAGTCCTGATAAGACTGAGGTCCCTGGTTCGAGACCAGGTGCGCCCACCACTCATCTAAATAAAAAATAAATGAAGTTTTTCTTTTTTGTCGTTGGTGTATTTGGCGGTATTTTATACGTTATTTATCATCGCAAAATCACCGAAACAATTAACATGCGCATCGGTTGGGCAGAAAAATATTTTGGGTCGGGGGGCACCTATACCGCTCACCTTTTATTCGGATTAGTCGCCATTGTCTTGGGCTTTTTGATAGGTTTTGGCTGGATTTCTCTTCCGTGGTAATAAAAATTTGGGCCGATAGCTCAGCTGGTAGAGCATCACATTTGCAATGTGGGGGTCCGGAGTTCGAATCTCCGTCGGTCCACCAAAATATAAATGGATTTCATAAAAACCCTGAAAACTCAGGGTTTTTATGATTTGGTGTTACAACAATCTATTGAAAGGCCAACTGCATTTTAGCCCGGGCAGCTTCTACGGCAGTCTTGAAATCAGTCACAGCTTTAGTCAGAGCTGCTTTTTTGCTATCAGACAACTTCTGAATAGTCTCCCCCAATTTATCTACATTAACTTTCTCGGTTTGCATTTTGGCTTTAGCGGTTTTTAAACTATCAATAAAAGCCGTCCTTAGCACCGTATTATCAGCCCCGCTCTTGGCACAATCCAGCCTGGCTTGATCTAAAGCCCCTTTCACTGCTTTGTAATAATTGTCGGAAACATTGATTAAGGCCGTCTTCCGCGCAGCAATGGCTTTATCTACTCCTGTCCGGAAAGTAGTTATAGCAGCATCTACTGCCGTTTTCCGAGCCAGAATAGCTGCATTGACTGCTTTAATAAAGGCTTCTACGGCTGCTTTCTCGGCATCCGTTTCTGCCTTAGCCCGAAGTCCGGAAAACTGTTTTTCATGATTTGTTTCCCAGCGAGTTCGTTGTGTGGCCAATTTATCAATTTGATCAGTCCGCACTGAAGATATTTTATCCCAGCGAGTCTGATAATTAATTTTTAATCGGGCAATTTGGTTGGCAATTTGTTGATCAATCTTAGAATTCTTTATCTTAGCGCAAAAATTACCGCTGCCGATTCCTTTCCCCAGAGGCAATCCGGTACCAGATTGGGCAAAAACTATCCCGGGGAGCCACAAACTACTAATTAAGCCGAAAATGAGTAATCCAACCCAGATTTTAGAATTTACTTTCTTCATAAGATTGATTTAAATCGCTTACCGCTTGACCAATATACTTGATTAAAGCTGTTTCTCCGACTTCAGCGCTGGCGCTGGCTTGTTCATCGGCAGCCTCTTTTAAGAGGCTAGCTATTTCACTACTACCGAAAGTCCCCTGGCTGGTTGGCAGAACGTTTCCTGATTGGCTAGTTTGATTAGTAATGGGTGCTGGGCTCGGAAAACCTGCCTTGGCCCAATACCACAAAGCGGCGGCGGCGGCAATAATTAGAATCCATCCAAATAATTTATTCTTAGTCATAGTAAACGAATATGGTTCGTATTCACTGTTCGCGAGGGTCGGTCCTGGCACCTCTATTTGTATTATAAATCACTTCCCGCCTTTCTCTCGGTAGATTAATGAAGAAGTGAATTAAATAATTCCGATGATATTGGTTATGGCAGGAGTAATTTTTTGTCTCGCACTTAGATCAAACAACCATAGTTTAGAATCCGGACAAACTTCGCCGGCCCCTTCGCCACAGTAAGGATACTCTTCGTAAACAACATACCGATTATCTTTCGACCAACCTCTTACACTAATGCCTGTCATATCCTTCGATAAGACCATTGGTTGAAAAACATCACCAGTACGAGAAATAAAAGTTACGGTATTGTCGACGCCGACTTGGCCGCCGCCTTCCATACTGTTAACTAGCGAGCCTGAAGGATAGTCGGCAGTGAAAATAAACATACTGCCATCCGGAGAAATTGCTTCTACCCGATATTTGGCTACCGAGCTCTTAATTAGGCTCTGTACCAAACCCGTATCAATTCTGATTGATTTAATTTCTGATGGAGGCACCCATTTCCAGGCGCTATTGTAATTAACAATTGTACCAATACCAACATTTCCTTCTAAGCTAAATTTAGCTTCATTAAAACCTTGATGATTTAACCACCAGACCGGCTCAGGCTGCCGATCGGAATTCATAAATAACTGGTAGAAGGCCAGTTTATTCCCCCGATAAGCCGACCAGAAAACTCGGCTGCTGTCAGCCAACCAAAACCTTTCATTCAAATTACGATCGAAAGCAAATACTGAAGCTGCCTGTTTAGCCAGGTCATAAATATGTACTCCGTCAAAGAAATTTTTTTCCAGCATCCAAGTTTGGCTATCCGGTGCAGCTAATGCCCGAAACCACCATTGGTTAAGGTCAAGACCCGGGACGTTGACCGAATTGCCATTTAAATCAATTACTTGATCGGATGTCCCTCGACTGGGGTCAGTAGTCAGGAGTAACTTACCTACATAAGGATCAGCAATGACCGGGTGCATCCCCCAATTCAAATTATTAATAGTTGCCTGATAAATTTCTCTGACCTGTCCGCTAGTTAAGTTGTAAGTAGAGATGCTCATTTTATCAGGGGCTGTTTCATATTTAACTGCTACAGCAGTGGGGGTATATCCTGATCGCTCATGGAAGTTACTGCTATACATATCAATATTAGAAACATTAAATACCCAATGAATGTAAGAGATGGGATAAGTTTTCCCATTGTTGTAGACCCGGTTGCCCTGTTCGTCATATTCTCTGACTAGCGCCACATCGAGAGGATAATTGCCCAACACCGCGCTGTTGGCAATTTTTATCCGCCAAGCTAATACCATGTATTTGCCTTTGTGCACAGCGGGACCATCATAATAAGCTAAGCGATTACCGTTCATAATAAAACTGGAATTATCCAACCAGGTTGGCTGCACATCGCCGAAAGTGCCTGCTCCTATTGCATGCGCATTAGGCATATTGGTTTCAGCCGCTAACTCATGTTGGGGATACCAGACTAAAGCCTTAGTGTTTTTGGATAAGTTTTTGACTACTACATACATGTCTACCGTATCGCCCGGTTTAGCATAATGTACCGCATAACTGGTACCGTCAGCAGCACTCACTTGCGGCACGCCGCTTTGACTGACTACTGCATAAACTAGCGACCGCGGAAATTGTTCGAAGGCAGAGCTCCCGGTCACACCAGATTTAACATAATAAATCAGCGCTCCCACTAAAATCACTCCCGCTAGAATAAAACTCAAATTCCGCAGAGCTTTAAACTGCAATTGAGCGTGTTTATTCTTGGTTCGCGACTTGGTTTTCATAGCTTAATTTTAACTTAATATATCAGTAATATCTATCACTACTTGCTTAGTTTCAGGATTGTTCAATAAACTATTAGCTACTTTGGTTTCGATCACCTCGCGAATAACTCGTTCCAGCGGGCGCGCTCCAAAAGCAGGATCGTAACCTTTCTTCGCTAAAGCAGTGATAGCAGCTGGAGCCACTTGTAAAATAATACTTTTTTCGGCTTGTAATCTGGCGCTTAACTGTTGGATTTTTAGCGTAGCGATTTGCTCGATCTGCGCCATAGTTAAAGGCTCAAAAACAATTACTCCATCAAATCGGTTAATGAATTCCGGTTTAAAAACCTGCTGGGTCAACAGCTGGGTTAATTGTTTTTGGATTTCCGGATAGGCCAGTTGTTGCCGCACTGCCTCTTCGATATATCTCGCTTCGGCGTTGGAAGTGGCAATGATAATCGTATGGGTAAAATCGATCAGATTGCCTAAATTATCAGTTAATTTACCTTCATCCAATACGCGCAAGAAAATATTTAAAACATCCGGATGAGCTTTTTCAATTTCATCAATTAAGATAACGGCAAAAGGCATTTTTTTGACCGCTTCCGAAAAGCTGCCTCCGGCTAAAGCAATATCTCCGGTTACTAAGGGAGCCCCGATTAGATTATGGACAGACTCTTTGGTTTGGTATTCGCCCATATCCAAACGAATCATCTTAGTATCATCGCCGAAATAAGCCCAAGCCAAACTGCGAGCTAATTCAGTTTTGCCTACACCGGTAGGTCCCAGGAACAAAAAGGTGCCCATCGGACGTTTGCCGCTAGCAGCTACCCCCAAACGCGCCCGCTTGAGCGCCTGCGCTACAGCCGTAACCGCTGCGGTCTGGCCAATCAATCGTTCGTGGATTTTAGCTTCCAGGCCAGCTAGTTTAATTCTTTCATCTTGGCTAATATCTCCGATCGGAATATTGGTTTTAGAACTCATCACTATGCCAACTTCTTTGTCTGTTACTACTCGTAGTCCTCGCCGCGCCACATAAACAGCCGCTTCATCTAAAATATCTTCGGCTTTATCAGGTAATTGATTGTCATGAATGTATTGTTGACTCAAACTAACGGCTTGCTTGATGGCTGCGAGCGTCATTAACACTCCTTGGCGAGATTCGATCTGCCGACTTAAGTCTTCTAACACTAGTACAGCGGCATCGGGAGTCAACTCTGCAATATTGACCCGAGTAAATAAAGTGGCGAGATTGGTATTATTTTCAATGTATTTTTTATAATTTAACGGGTCCGAAGTACCGATCAACTGCAAATTATTGCTGCGCAGGGCGTCTAATAGAATAGCGGATAAATCAAAGCCTTCGCCGGATTTGGCTTTACCAAGCTGATCAAGATTACCAATAAACAAGATGGTATTGCCTGACCCGGAGGCTTCTTGGATGGCGCGAGAAAATAATTGTTGAAAATTATTCCCAGCCGCGCCAATCATGGCTCCGATATCTAATTCTATGAGCTTATAATCATCGAGGCTCGGGATATCTCCCCGCAGCATTCTGAGAGCTACGTCTCCCGCTACTGAGGTTTTACCTACTCCCGGCTCTCCTACTAAAATTACACTGTTACCTTGGCTCTTAGATAATACTTGGATCACTTCTTCCACCTCCTTACCACGCACTTTAGCGGAAATCAGCAGCCCGACTCGAGCCAATTCAGAGAGATTGCGACTAAACCGATCGAGGATGGGTGTGGCCTTAGCGGTCCAGGTTTTGTTTAAATTCCGTTTGGGCGAAAATAGATCATGCAATAGGCCGGAGTGTAAAGTTGGCTGACGAAAATCCCATTGTTTGCGCGTCCAATCTATTACCCCCAAAGCTTCAGTTAAAGTAATTTTTTTATTAGTTAGTATAGCTTGGCAACTCGGCGATACGCTCATAATACTTTTTAATAGATGCGCCCAGGAAATTTGCGTACCATCATCCTGAGCATAAGCCACCGCTTGCACTAAGACGGCTTCTACCGCTTCCGTAGCAGCTTGCTCTAACACTAGCTGCCACTCTGCTCTTGTGACATTTAACCGCATCATAGCTAAAACTACTGGGCGTTGTTTTCCTAAAACTCGTAAGATATCTTGATTAGTTAAAGGACGGCCGCGAGTCAATCCAATTGCCTGCCAAATTATTTGTCTAGCTGACCAATTTAAACCATTAGCAAAAATGAAGGGTTGGTTTTTATTTGGTTGCGCTCCTTTTAATCGGCTGATCCAATAAAAGCTAATCAAAACAAACCAGACTGTCCATCGGATACAGTCCACCACAGTTAAGCTGCTTTCCCAACCTAACCCCACCGCGCTGATCGCTAATATCAACCAAATAAGCGTTAGTCCTAGCCAACTATAAAAACTCGTGCGCAACCAAATTACCTGAGCATAGCTCGGATAACTAGTTAGTTGTGGTTGCGCGTTAATATTCATGACGATTTATTTAAAATCCAAAATAAAATGTTGCCACGGGGAGTAACCACCAACTGGCAATTATGACGAGACCCAGCAACAACACTCCGGTATAAATTACGAGCGTAAATAACACTCGGACTCCTCGGAGCAATAGCCCAACTAGTCTGCCCGCCCAAGTATAATCACCGAATAATGGTTCTACGGCTAACCAGAGCCGGAAATTCGCTTCGAACTGCAAGATATTATCGAAATCTAGGAGAGCAGTCTGAGTCGCCCGAAAAATATCTGCCGGAATTTCCCAACTCCACCAGCGTAAAAATAAATAAACTTCCTTTAATGGTATTAACCAAATTTGAGACATTTTATCTTTATTTTAGCTATTATTTGATTATATCATAAAAATCTAAAAAGGTCAAGGGGCAAATTGACACCAAAATAAACCACTCTCGTGGTCGATTTTCTAAGAGTTGATAGTCAGAGAGTAGCCAGCAGTGCTTTTCCCATCTAATAAAAGATGGCGGTCTTACTTCTAAATGAAGTTGGAACATCAGTGGTTGGGTGCCAGAAACAAGGGTTGGCCTTGCATCCAGCATCCAGCCACGGATATTCAATAACTCCCTAGAAAGGAGGTGTTCCATCCGCACGTTCCCGTACGGATACCTTGTTACGACTTCACCCCAATCATCAGCTTCGCCTTAGTCTCCTTTACAGGGGGTTTCGGGCGCCTCTGACTTTCGTGGTGTGACGGGCGGTGTGTACAAGACCCGAGAACGTATTCACCGCAGCATAGCTGATCTGCGGTTACTAGCGATTCCGGCTTCATGCAGGCGAGTTGCAGCCTGCAATCTGAACTGGGGGTAGTTTTAAGGGATTAGCTTGATCTTGCGATTTAGCAACCCTCTGTGCCTACCCATTGTAGCATGTGTGTTGCCCAAGGCATAAAGGCCACGCTGATTTGACGTCATCCCCGCCTTCCTCCCTGTTAACCAGGGCAGTCTGTAGTGAAAAATACAACACTACATGGGGGTTGCGCTCGTTATGGGACTTAACCCTACATCTCACGACACGAGCTGACGACAACCGTGCAGCACCTGTCTCCACTGCCCGAAGGAGGCTCACGTTTCTGCGAGCTTTCAGTGGGATTCAAGCCTTGGTGAGGTTCTTCGGTTAGTAACGAATTAAACCACGTGCTCCACCGCTTGTGCGGGTCCCCGTCAATTCCTTTGAGTTTTAATCTTGCGATCGTACTCCCCAGGCGGGACACTTAACGCGTTAGCTACGGCACTGAGGGGACCGAAGCCACCAATGCCTAGTGTCCATAGTTTAGGGCGTGGACTACCGGGGTATCTAATCCCGTTCGCTCCCCACGCTTTCGTGCCTCAGCGTCAGAGATGGCCCAGCAGATTGCCTTCGCCTTTGGTGTTCTTCTCGATATCTACGGATATTACCCCTACACCGAGAATTCCATCTGCCTCTACCACTCTCTAGATGGGCAGTTTCAAATGCTTTCCTCCAGTTAAGCTGAAGTATTTAACATTTGACTTACCAATCCGCCTACGCACTCTTTACGCCCAATGAATCCGGATAACGCTCGAGCCCTACGTATTACCGCGGCTGCTGGCACGTAGTTAGCAGGCTCTTATTCGCAAAGTACCGTCATAATCTTTCTCTACAAAAGCAGTTTACGACCCGAGGGCCTTCTTCCTGCACGCGGCATTGCTCCATCAGGCTTTCGCCCATTGTGGAAAATTCCTCACTGCTGCCTCCCGTAGGAGTCTGGACCGTGTCTCAGTTCCAGTCTGACTGGTCATCCTCTCAGACCAATTACCGATCATCGCCTTGGTAGGCCGTTACCCTACCAACTAGCTAATCGGACGCAGGTTCCTCTTCGGGCAATAAATTTTTCATCCCTCTCCAGTTTTATCAACAACATTAATGATGGTTATGTTATTAACAAAACTGGGGAGGGACATATCGGGAATTATCTCCGCTTTCGCGGAGTTATGCCCGACCCAAAGGTAGATACCCACGTGTTACTCAGCCGTCTGCCATGTTTACCTTACGGCAACATTCGACTTGCATGTGTTAGGCATGCCGCCAGCGTTAATCCTGAGCTAGGATCAAACTCTCAAAAAAGTTTGAACTCAAAATAATTTTTTTAGGTTTGCGCACTTTCTGGCTACTCTCTAACTATCAACGTTCAATTTATAAGGAAAACTTAGCAATAAAGAAAATCCCACCATTGCTGGTTGGGGATTCCCGTTATAAAACCCTGATTGGAAATCCTGCGCTGAGCTCTCCTTTTTAAATGATATTTAACAACTTGTGCAGTATAGGCTCCCCGGGGTGGGAAGTCAAGAGATGCGGCTACCGGGGGTTTAAAAGCAGCTCCCAGACCTATATTTCCTTGTTGATCGGCTGATCGTTGGCCATAATCGATACAATCCGGCTTTTGCGCTCTTTATGGGTGATGGCAAAGCCCAAGTACTTTCCGAGCATCAGCCGCGTCTCGGCATCCAGCGCTGGAATGGACCCAAAAATGATTCCTGAGATCGGAACCAGCACCCATTGTCCTAACATTTCTAAGGTTTTCCAACGATTATATTTTTTGGGACGCGGAGGGAGTAGCGAGAAGGAAATAAACGTCGACACCAATACGCCCAACCAGGTGATACTCAAAATGTCCCGAGCTAATACCGGCAAATTAAAAGCTAAAACGGTCATGCGGAAATTCGGATTCAATAGTAGCGGCATCCACCCGCCTAAAGCAATCAGGAGTGACGAGGTTGCCCAAGATACGTGCCCCTCTAAGGTACGGAAGGGGTGAATAATTCTTTGATACCAGGTTAACTGGCCGCGCGTAGTGAAAAATTTTTCTACTAAGTAAGGAAAGTGCTCGATCCCCCACGCCCAGCGCCGTTTTTGAATATATTGGGCTCGCAAAGTATCCCAAAAATTTTTACCCAGCACGGCATCCATCGATACGGGCGTAAAGATAGGCACGGCTTTGTGATTGCCGTTGTATTGGAAATAAGCGCGATAAAATTGCCGGGAATCATCCGATACCACCTGCCGATCATAAAAATTTATATCCACGAGGGTCTTCAGACTCATGGCTTGAGAGGAAAAATTAACCAATCGATAAGGCCGAGTCGATTCGATCATTTGCCAATAAGAAGAGCCTAAAGCAACTAAGCGATTTAAGGCTGGCACATCCCACAGATTATTATTAAACAACGGGATCGGCTGGTAACTCCGGAAAGTCCGCTCGGGATTCATAATATATTGATAAGTCACACAGGCCAGATATTCGCGATGTGGCAGCGTATCAGCATCGAAGTAATGCACGACAATATTGTCGTAAGCTAAGCCTTGTTCATCTACCTGTTTTTGCAACAATTTCCCTGCCCAATAACCATTGGCTCCTTTCATTTTTCCATCCGGTTCGTCGGGATGTACAGTGACAATAAAGTCCCGGAAAGCAGCGCCATATTCCGTGCGCACCCGTTCCGCATCGGCCCGGACCCGATCACCTCCTCTCGCTTCCACAGTCAGTAAAATAGTGATCTTGTTTTTGGGATAATTACTGGCTAAACAAGCCCGCACCGACGCTTCCATTACTTCGTAGCTTTCCTTATAAACCGGATATAGAAAGACATGATAAACCTCGCGCCAATCTTTTTGTTTATTCGGCAGGGCTTTCATCTGCTCGACTTGTTCCCATTCTTCTTGCAACTTCCAGCGGCGCCAACCTTTAGTTAAATGAAACTGATGAAACAATTCCTCCGCCCAGGCCGACAAGTTTTCGGTTTTTTCGCAGCGCTCTCCCCAATCAATCGCCGTGTTGCGTTTAAGATGCCGATAACCAGAAATTAAATGTCCGCCCATCACCAGCGCTTTCACTAACCAATAGGTATCAAAAATAATAATGAAATAGGCTACTCCCGCCGGCCACACCACAGAAAAGATGATCGGTAGTGCTAAAACCGACCAAGACATGGCCCCTGGCAAAATTTCCCAAAAACGGCGAGCTTGCGGTGTCATCTTATAATCCCATGACCATTAAGGATAAGGCGATCCCCAATACAATAATCTGCAAAAATAAGGTCGCCCCCAATAATAGCCAGGCACTTAAAATATCCCGAGGATAGATTCTATTAATCAACCAGGTGTTGCAAGCTATAATCAACAAATTAAATAACGGCCACAAATAATCTTTTAACCAAGAGAAGATGCCTAAATTAAATCCCAAGGGCATCGTCAGAGCAATCGGATAGGGGGCGATGAAAATAATCCAGATGATCCAAAAACCAAGATGTAAAAACCATACCAAAGAAACTAGAAGACGCAGAGTTTGTTCGCGGCGCTTCAATCTTCCCCATTGGTAAAACAACAAATTGCCTCCACCCCATTCAAATAGTCGTATCGGTTTCATCGTCAACGTTAAGTTTTTATAACCCTACTCTCTTGTCAGCCAGCCGGACACCAGAATAAACACAACTGGCAAGATTAGCCACCAAGAATAATATGCCACCAAGGGACCGGCGATAACAGATTTTTCAATTACTTGTTTTAAAGTTTCTTCTGGTAAGAAATCTAGTATGGAAGCGGAAATAAGCGCGGCATTGAGCATACTATACACCACGGGCATGACCGTGCCAAATATCCCCATATTCCCCGGAGGATGCGCTAACCAGCCTCCTTTCAGGGCAATTATCAATATCACTAGTGCAAAGAGAGCAGTTTTAACTACAAATATCGAAAGACTACCTTGCATCCAACTCGTATCCAAGACGCCGGACTGCTGAGAGACCAGTTCAAATACTCGAGCTCCCCATTGATTAGCAATGACTAGACCAACGTAAGCTCCTAGGATTGTTATCATCATTTTGTCCTTGCCCAATAAAAATCCGTAGACCAGGCTAGCGGCAAAGAAAACCAATAACACAACATCCCAGGTTGGCATCATAAAATTGTAAAAAATTTATCCTAATAAAACTGGCTCCACCATAACAAAAAACAGCCCGAAAGTAAATCTGTATAACGGAAAATACAGTTACGGGATTTATTTTTCCAGAAATTCTTCGCGTAGATCTTCTAATAGTCGTTTCTGCTTTAATGTCAGGCGTTGCGGTACGGCAATCTCTGTCTTGACCAACAAATCACCATAGCTCGCTTGATCCAACTCTTTAATCCCCTTACCGCGTAAACGGAAGACTTCTCCGCTTTTAGTTCCGGCCGGAATAGTTAAATTTAGCCAACCATCTAAAGATTTAATTTTTACTTCTCCGCCTAACACTGCTATCGGGTAAGTAATAATTTCTGTCCGGTACACATCGAAACCATCCCTTTGAAAGTCTTTGCTTGGCAGAACGTGAACGGTGATGTACAAATCACCTGATTTTCCTCCGCGCCAACCTGATTCGCCCAAACCAGTTAATTTAATAGTTTGACCGCTATTAATCCCGGCAGGGAAACTAACCTCCACCATTTCTGTTTTAGTTTTACGGCCTTCGCCCCGGCAGTGCCGACAAACTTTAGCCGGTTTCTCGCCTAATCCTTTACATTCATCGCAGATATAAGTCTGGGTAAAAGCTCCCAGGATAGTTTTTTGAGTCTTTTTGAGCTCGCCGGTTCCTTTGCAAGCTGTGCATTGCACTAGTTTGCCATCAGTCGCTCCTGTTCCCTGACAAGCCTCGCAGGTTACTAGTCGATTAATGCTGATTTTTTTAGTGGCTCCGAAAACAGCTTCTTCAAAAGTAATCTGCCAGTTAGCTTCAATATCATTCCCCCGTTTAATATTTTCCGGATTTTGCCGGCGCCGTTGCCTACCTCCAAAAAATGTATCAAAAATGTCGCCAAAACCGCCTAAGTCGCCCAAATCAACGTTAGAAAAGTCCGCTCCTTGCCAACCGTTAAAACCATTCCCGGTAGCGGCACCAAATTGATCGTATTGTCTTTTTTTCTCCGGATCAGACAGTATTTGATAGGCCGAGTTGATTTTTTTAAATTGGGTTTCTGCCGTTTTGTCGCCTTTAGTTTTATCGGGATGGTATTTTAAAGCTAACTTACGATAAGCTTTTTTAATGTCTTCGGGAGTCGCTTCTCGACTGACACCCAGTATTTCATAGTAATCTTCTGATGGCATAATTTAGTAATTAATGACACCGGAGAGTTCCCGCCCCTGGCTTTTTGGGATCAAATTATTAGCTGAACCTACTGCACAATAGTGATATTCCCAGTAGTGGCATCGATTTGCGCTTTGAGGTAAGCGGCGGTTCCATCGGTGGCTTTGTAGGTCACATACCAATTCAACTGAGGTTGACCGGCTGGATAAGCCAGAATGACAGATGTCTCAAAAGTTTTATGCTGAGCCCGGAAAGCCGATCCCCCATTAGTTTCCGCTATCTGCAAAGCATCGGCATAACTCTTTAACCATTTATTATCAGTCGGGCCCATCGGAATAGGCAGTACGTCGAAACCGAGGCTAAAATCGACCTTTGGCATAATTAACCTTTTAAGTGATTCTCCGTTGCGCGGCATATTCACCAAATAGAAATTAGCAGGATCACTAGCCGAAGCAAAAATATACCAGTTAGTATTCAGGCCATAAAAATCAGACAACGAGTTAATGTACTTAGACGATACGATAGTTAATTGCGCATCTGCTTTAAGAGTGCGGATCCGATCGGTCGCATCTTTAGTTTCTTTCTTCAGACTTTCTATAATCAAAGTGGGATTGGGCAAACCGCTATCGGGCACGCCACTCACTGGCGAGATCGTATTATTGATAG encodes:
- the recO gene encoding DNA repair protein RecO — translated: MAVIKTKGIIIRRINLGEADRILTILTADRGKIRVVARGVRRANAKLSGFLELFRYNEYLLAEGRNLDIITGAATIENFRQISLNLRKIGLAYYVAEISDRLVEETQEADQVFDLVYTALKEINANKLPLDFVKSFFEFNILSVLGFKPELTKCIVCEKPIDLTQKTGFSVTLGGLIDRDHLFSDPSAIMVDQLVAKTLCLMTSAPLKHFHTFEQLSEVTPQIAQISANFLDYMMEKNLRSKEFLEEVLEF
- a CDS encoding ATP-dependent Clp protease ATP-binding subunit, whose amino-acid sequence is MNINAQPQLTSYPSYAQVIWLRTSFYSWLGLTLIWLILAISAVGLGWESSLTVVDCIRWTVWFVLISFYWISRLKGAQPNKNQPFIFANGLNWSARQIIWQAIGLTRGRPLTNQDILRVLGKQRPVVLAMMRLNVTRAEWQLVLEQAATEAVEAVLVQAVAYAQDDGTQISWAHLLKSIMSVSPSCQAILTNKKITLTEALGVIDWTRKQWDFRQPTLHSGLLHDLFSPKRNLNKTWTAKATPILDRFSRNLSELARVGLLISAKVRGKEVEEVIQVLSKSQGNSVILVGEPGVGKTSVAGDVALRMLRGDIPSLDDYKLIELDIGAMIGAAGNNFQQLFSRAIQEASGSGNTILFIGNLDQLGKAKSGEGFDLSAILLDALRSNNLQLIGTSDPLNYKKYIENNTNLATLFTRVNIAELTPDAAVLVLEDLSRQIESRQGVLMTLAAIKQAVSLSQQYIHDNQLPDKAEDILDEAAVYVARRGLRVVTDKEVGIVMSSKTNIPIGDISQDERIKLAGLEAKIHERLIGQTAAVTAVAQALKRARLGVAASGKRPMGTFLFLGPTGVGKTELARSLAWAYFGDDTKMIRLDMGEYQTKESVHNLIGAPLVTGDIALAGGSFSEAVKKMPFAVILIDEIEKAHPDVLNIFLRVLDEGKLTDNLGNLIDFTHTIIIATSNAEARYIEEAVRQQLAYPEIQKQLTQLLTQQVFKPEFINRFDGVIVFEPLTMAQIEQIATLKIQQLSARLQAEKSIILQVAPAAITALAKKGYDPAFGARPLERVIREVIETKVANSLLNNPETKQVVIDITDILS
- the dnaJ gene encoding molecular chaperone DnaJ, producing MPSEDYYEILGVSREATPEDIKKAYRKLALKYHPDKTKGDKTAETQFKKINSAYQILSDPEKKRQYDQFGAATGNGFNGWQGADFSNVDLGDLGGFGDIFDTFFGGRQRRRQNPENIKRGNDIEANWQITFEEAVFGATKKISINRLVTCEACQGTGATDGKLVQCTACKGTGELKKTQKTILGAFTQTYICDECKGLGEKPAKVCRHCRGEGRKTKTEMVEVSFPAGINSGQTIKLTGLGESGWRGGKSGDLYITVHVLPSKDFQRDGFDVYRTEIITYPIAVLGGEVKIKSLDGWLNLTIPAGTKSGEVFRLRGKGIKELDQASYGDLLVKTEIAVPQRLTLKQKRLLEDLREEFLEK